GCTATAGCCAAAGTCCGGCCCCGGCACGACCTTAACCGACACCCGCATCGTCAATGCCGTAGGCGAGCTGCCAACCTCGTACTCGACGATACCGGCGCCGGAACCTTCGCGCACCCGGAAATAGCTGTTCTCGGTGCCATCGAGCAAGGAACGGCCAACAAAGACCCCTGCGTGATCGGGGACGGGCCGTGTCGCCCACGTGCCGAGTGCCCAGGTGCCGACGTTTTCCGGCGCACGCAAAAACGCGACCGCCGCGGTCGCGGAAACCGGCGCAACAACGGTGGTCGCGTGGCAGTTTGTATCTTCGTTCATCGATCTCTCATCGCAAGGCCGCGCAGGCGCGGCGTCCAACTCTAGTAGCTTCCGCCACACGGGCAAGGCTCCTGGCCGGTCCTTGATTGTTGGGGGCAGATGACAAACAATCGCGCGCCTCTGTCCAACCGGGAAACCGCTCATGTCTCGCAAAACCTTCTTCTCCGGCTCGAAATTCGAAGACCTGGCCGGTTATTCCCGGGCGATTGCCGACGGCCGCTGGGTTTTCGTTGCCGGCACCTCCGGGCATAACGCCAAGACCGGCGCCATTTCCGACGATGTCCAAGAGCAAACGCGGGAATCGTTGAGAACCATTGCCGCGGCCCTGAAGGAAGCCGGTTCCGGTTTGGAGGACATTGTTCGCGTCCGCGTTTACCTCGCCGACCGCGACTACGTAATGCCCGTGAGCGCCATCCTCAAGGAGACCTTCGACAAGATCCGGCCAACCAACACGACCATCGTGTGCGATATGGCCGCCGAGGGTATGAAGGTAGAGCTCGAAGTTACTGCGTTGCGCCCCGAGTAGTCCTGCGCCGCGATGTCCTATCGAGTCGGGATCGATATCGGCGGA
Above is a window of Alphaproteobacteria bacterium DNA encoding:
- a CDS encoding RidA family protein, with translation MSRKTFFSGSKFEDLAGYSRAIADGRWVFVAGTSGHNAKTGAISDDVQEQTRESLRTIAAALKEAGSGLEDIVRVRVYLADRDYVMPVSAILKETFDKIRPTNTTIVCDMAAEGMKVELEVTALRPE